The DNA sequence ATGCCGTCGAGCAGGCTGGCATGGTTCGATACGACCATGAGTTTGTCGAAAGCACGGGGAAGCCTGTCAACTCCCTCTATCCTGATCCTGTGGACGACCTTCAGATAGATCTTGAATATCGCCCTCGCACTCTTTTCAAAGAGCGCCCTCAGGAGACCGCGTTTCCCTTTCATCCTCCCTCCCGCCCCCCGTCCGGTATCAGTCTCTGTTTCGCGTTGCTGCGGACCTTTTCCAACGTCCTGTTGAGGCGCATCAGATCCGCCCGGGATATCCCGGACATCAGGAGCCCCACCCCCTTGAGGTATCCCGGCTCCAGACCATTGACGACCTTCTCGCCTTCCGCCGTCATTCTCACCAGGTTCACGCGACGGTCATTGGGGTGGACAGAGCGCTCCACGAGACCCGCTCTCTCCAGCCTGTCGACGATCCCCGTCATGTCGGCCTTGTTGACGACAAGCCGCCTTCCAAGCTCTGCCTGGGAGAGGGCCTTCTCATCGCTGTACTTGAGCTGGACAAGGACATTGAACTGAGCGTCGGTAAGCCTGTGTCCCTGGAAATACCTGAAGGCGGCTCTGGCGATCATGGTGCCGGTATAGATGATATTCAACAGGCTTTCATGTTCAACCGTCTCGATAGGCCGTCCGAGCCCCAACTCCTCCGCAAGTCCCATGGAGGACCCTCC is a window from the Syntrophorhabdus sp. genome containing:
- a CDS encoding MarR family transcriptional regulator, which codes for MGLAEELGLGRPIETVEHESLLNIIYTGTMIARAAFRYFQGHRLTDAQFNVLVQLKYSDEKALSQAELGRRLVVNKADMTGIVDRLERAGLVERSVHPNDRRVNLVRMTAEGEKVVNGLEPGYLKGVGLLMSGISRADLMRLNRTLEKVRSNAKQRLIPDGGREGG